ACGTCACGACAAAATTTAAGGAAACTGACGGCCTTTAAATTCACTTTTGAATATGTAATTGGGTGaggaaattaattaaactcaatCCCCTGTCTGGAAATGGTGcttgtaaaatatgatttatagaCTGTTTTAAGGTGATTTTAAGAGGGTTAGaagtgtttgaaaatatttttattggaaaattttgtGTCTAacgaagttaaaaaaaattaaaattcatttgaagTGATTTTTGGAGAAcattgttacattttttttttctttttgttatgaTTTACATTAGCAACAAAGTTTTGTAAATGTTGAGGTTTATATCcagatattaaattttttaagaaaaatgttttcaatgaAAGTTATTGAAATAAACATTAtgaattaaaaacacttttaaaagaATCACTATCAGATAGGGCTTTTAAAACTTGTTAAGCgaatttaagaaatgtttttagtctttttaatacatgaaaacaatttttttgataaaattttgtaaaatttttttgtgTCACTACTAAAcggatttttaaaatatatttgataatatttttagaaaacactttcaacataaaaaatgtttttgaaaaataatatgactatttgataaaattagcaaaacacccttaaaaagttgaaaaattacttgaaagaaaacatttgattaattaatctttaaataaaataaaaggatattttttcacaatattatatacatatatatattcagtaaataaataaaaatgacctAAAATTTTATCCAGCACTATTTCAAGCATTAGAAATTAGTTCTAACCTTGGCATTCTTCTTTCCCAACCCTAAGAGCAAATTGAATTTGGTGTTAAATGTGTGGAATTTTTTGATAATGTGAATGAGGATTTTGGAGTGAACTTTGTACAACACATGAATTCTGTTTCCACTCTGTGATGCAATAAAGCTTGGTCCAGCCATAACAAACCCCACGAGAGAATGCATGCATATTTTTGGTACACAAACTTGTTTCTATTGGTGAAAAAAGTAAGGGAAAGTTCCAATTatcttttatcatttaatatCCAAAGTCATTTACTATTGAATAAATGGTTCAGTAAATAGACTTTTGCAGTGATTTTAATACTAGATGTACAAAGCCTTAATTGTTCATCgcagattttattttatttttttagtatactATGCATGTAATAccaatatttatttgtaaatatatatataaagttttatAATATGTTATCATTATTTATTCCTGGTAAATGGAAGAGTTGTGATTAGAATACAAATCATTTTCTAAACTATTACttgggttatgtttggtttttggaaaattcaagtgaaaatgtaaaagaaataaaataaaaagaaaaataacaaatagaGTTAAAgttagataaattatttttatttgttacttcaagctcaaattatttattttaatttatcaatataaagattaaataatttaaaaatacataaaattttaactaattttaattatatttaattttctttaaaatttttcataatataatcaaacataaaaaagttatttttttttaagaattgaacATAACCTTCATGTTtagtttaatataatttttggatatatttttttataaattatcttttattattgATTGTGCAGCAATTAAAATTACTAGTACGTCGCAACAGAATTCAAGGAAACTAATGGCTTTAAATTCACTTTTGAATCTGCAATGGGACTGGGAATTAAAGTCATATATATAGattttacatataaattttaaggCTATGATGGGTTCcggaaaatattaaggaaataaaattttttcatagtcctttttaatatattacataaaataataaattaagagCACAATTAATCAAAGAAAGCCTAGATCACAGCCACAGCCACAGCTCAGACCCAGTATCAGTCCGGCAGAGCTCCGGCGAGAACTCCAGTGAGGAGATTGGTACTGAATTTTGGATTGTAGCTGGGGTGGTtgccatttttgtttttggtatggatgaaaataattagaggaaaaaaaagtgtATGTATGATGGATATTGATCACTCTATTGTCAAGGTATATTGACTTTGACTTGCAAAGGgctgagattttttttttcttttcttttttagtaaattattattattattattttaattttaaaattttattttaggctATGCTTGTTCAtgaaagtttgaagaaaaatgtgagggaaaaaaatagaaaaaaaaaaaaaaagaatttaaaattaataaatcatatttatatattacttcaaattttttatttttttattttatgaatttaactcTTTCATATAGattaatcatttataaatttacaattttcttaataattttaattgtatttaacatttttttgtattttttttttactgtaaaacaaaacataagaaaataattttcttttaatattttttttcttttttttactgtTTTCGGAACTAAATATAGTCTTAGTGAAACAAGAAAGGGAAAACTTGAATTGTGTTTTGTCATTTAATGTCGAAAGTCATTTACTACTCaataaatgatttattgaatagACTTATGTAGTGATTTTAATTCTAGATGTAGAAACATTTATTATCCATTAGAGGATGTTTTCTTTTCGATATATCATTCAAAGTAAATGGAAGAATTGTGCttagaatataaataattttctaaataatcattttcatgtttggtttatttatttttttcataaattatttcttatttttcattcatgTTGCAACCTTGCTAAAAACTACTACATAATACAACCCTAAAAAGGAGAGTTTCATACTGAAAACTCTTTATATCCTTTTGGGTCACATGTTATTAAATCTAAGTGCTTCGATGAAACTTTTCCTAGCAAGAAATATTGTCACCAGGGGAAACACCAAATTGATTGCAGTAGTCTCTGAAATACCCGACACGTGCGTTGACGGCACCGCTGTTTCCTCCATTGCATTCCATGCTATTGATGGCTCGGATCGTTGCACCAAACCCTTGGCTTACGACAGAGTGTACATTATTCATCCAAAACCAAAGGGCTGTTTTGAATGAAACAACTGCATCATTAGCCACAGTTTCAGGATTATTCAAGCCGTTGAACCCTATGCTCTCTCCTGCTGGTCCGTAATTATAGTTCCATGATAGCTGAATCGGCCCACGACCATAGTAACCCTTCCCAGGCACACAAGGATATCGAGTGTTGCTCTCATCACAATAGTCCTTGGATGGACCATCTATTTCCTCAATGTAGCAAAAGTCTGCACATTGATAAAATTTCTCTAAATcatcaaaccaaaaaaaacttcaaatagTTGAAATTCAAGGCTTTACTAGCATAAAATCTTACGTCCAGTCTCGTGGGTGACATGAGCAAAGAAAGCAGCGATCTCGCGCTTAGAGTCGTCAGCAGAGCCACCCTGGCCAAACTGAGGGTACGAATTGAGAGCATCAAGGAAGGCGCGACGCGTGTAGAAGTTCTTCCCGGCGCAGCTCGCGTCAGCTTGGTTAAGAATCCCATTGAAGAACCCGTTCGTCACAACATCTGCGACCGAAACACCACTcccaccaccacctccaccacTAGGCGGTGAATAGCAAGGACCGGCTTGGCAGCCGGTGCCGCAGTAGTCATTGCCGGTGCCGCAGTACCCATATTGGCTGCAGCAGAGGCCAGCGTCACAGCCGCAGTTCTGAGCCAGCACCGGCCCTGGAAGGGCTCCGGCGAGGACTCCGACGATAAGGATTGCTACCAGCTTTGCAACCATGCCTTGAGAGGAAAAGAATGAAGAGAAGGATGTGAGAAATGGGATGATAAGGTTGAGAGCTTGGTGGGGTTTTTATAGAggtatattaataataagtaCGTCACAACAAAATTTAAGAGGGTTAGAAGCTGTTCAAAGTATTTgaaagtgtaaaaaaaaaaaaaaaaaaaaaatcatttctagtGATTTTTGGAGCAACATTGTTACAAAAATaacttactctttttttttttctttttatgttgtTGTTGTGATTTACATTAGCAACAAAGTTTTGGAAATGCCCAGGTTTATATCCAAATATTAACTATTTCCTAAGAAAAATATTTCCGATAAAAGTTACTAAAATATATATcacaaactaaaaatattaggGCTTTAGAACTTGTTCAATGAATTTGTGAaactttttaaactttttttaacaCTCAAAATAGCATTTTTGATAAaatcttataaaattttttagtattattgTCAAACAGATTTTTAGAATAGGTTTTGTACATAGcacttttagaaaacattttaaatataaaaatattttgtaaaagtaaTACAATGTTtaacaaaatcaacaaaacactcttaaaaagttgaaaagtcacttggaaagaaaatatttgattaattaatgtttaaataaaataataataatttttttgtaatgtattttataatatattcagtaaataaataaaaatgacttCTAAAATTTTCTCCTACACTGTTTCAAGCATTAGAAATTAGTTCTTACCCTGGCATCGCTCTCTCCCAAACCTAAGAGCAAATTGAATTTTGGTGTTAAATGTATGGGATTTTTTGATAGTGTGAATGAGGATTTTGGAGTCAACTTTGTACAACATGAATTCTGTTACCACACTGTGATGCAATAAAGCTTGGGCCAGCCATAACAAACCCCACAAGAGGACAGCAGTCCCCCACTAGATGTACATTGACTATTGAGGGGTTTGGGTCCAATCTTGGctctgtgtatatatatatatatatattctgttATATGTAGTGAATAATTGATTGAGAGATGTAATTTTcacttaattttccttttttgctttcatgaaaataaaattatcaaatatcatTTCAATTATTGGACTAGCCAAACAGTACTATTAAAATTGCACCCTTTTTAAAGTGATaggatttgaattttaaattttgaaataatttggtGAAGAAAATTGGGTATGAATTCTACTTATTTGATTAGTTCATAAAAAGCCTATTAATTTGTGGATAATTATTAAGAGTTATAATTCAAAAGAAAAGCTAAATTGATGTCTTTTTGACTTtgaagttaattaattaataccaTTTTCGCCTTTACTACTTTTAAGTCAAATAATTGACATTAATGATGCAACATCACATATGTGAaaatcattaaagaaaaaaaatctatatgtGATGCATATTACTTGATTGTTAAGCTATATTGACTATGACTTCGAAAGGGTTGagaactttttatttattattattttttattttttaaataaattattatcattattttcaattttcaaaatttgtttagtAAAAAACTAAGGGAAAATTTGAATTGtcttttatcatttaatatCCAAAGTCATTTACTATTCAATAAATGATTTAGTAAATAGACTTTTACAACGATTTTAATACTAGATGTACAAAGACTTAATTGTGCattggagaattttttttttttcagtatgCTATGCATATAACaccgatatatatatatatatatatatatatatatatatatatatatataaagttttataatatgttattattattatttattcctGGTAAATGGAAGAGTTGTGATtagaataaaatcattttttaaactattatttaggttatatttggttcttgaaaaatttaagtgaaaatgtaaggaaaaaaaatagagagaaaaataaaaaatatagttaaaatagataaattatttttatttgctacttcaagctcaaattatttattttaatttatcaatataaaaattaaataatttgaaaatacataagtttttaattaatattaattatatttaattttctttgaaatttttcataacataaacataagaaaattatttttttttaatatttattttattttcttaatacttttcgagaaccaaatataaccttaatgtttagtttaatataatttttggatatatttttttataagttatcTTTTATTATTGATTCGTGCCGCAATAATCCGATGATACAACCTAGATCATTGCTAAAAACTATGACATAATAAAACCCTAGAAAGGAGAGTTTCATACTATAAACTCTTTATATCCTTTTGGGTCACATATTATTAAACTGAAGTACTTAGATGAAACTTTTCCAAGCCCTAGCAAGGAAGATTGTCACCAGGGAAAACACCAAGTTGATTGCAGTAGTCCTCGTAATACTCGACACGTGCGCTGACAGCATCTCTGTTTCCTCCATTGCACTCTGCGCCATTGATGGCATGGATCGTTGCACTAAACCCTCTGTTTACGATATCATGCACATTTTTCATCCAAAACCAAAAGGCTGTTTTGAATGAAATAACTGGATCATTGGCCACAATTTCAGGATTGTTTGAGCCATTGAACCCTATGCTCTCTCCTGCTGGTCCATAATTAAAGTTCCACGTTATCTGAAGGGGACCACGACCATAATAACCCTTCCCAGGCACACAAGGATATCGTGTATCCTCAACACAGTAGTTCTTAGAGGGACCATCAATTTCCTCTATGTAACAAAAGCCTACACGCATATTATTTAGTTTAGGAAGCTTGAATGGCTGAAATTTAAGgcttaatttatttgtatagaAGTTCAAATAGTTGAAATGTAAGGCTTCAGCTATATAAGATCTTACATCCAGTCTCGTGGGTGGCATGAGCAAAGAAAGCAGCGATCTCACGCTTAGAGTCATTAGCATAACCACCCTGGCCAAACTCAGGGTACGAGTTGAGAGCATCAAGGAAGGCGCGGCGCGTGTAGAAGTTCTTCCCGGTGCAGCTCGCATCTACTTGGTTAATAATCCCATCGAAGAAATCCTCCGTCACAACATCTTCGACCGAAATACAACCCCCATCACCTCCACCACTAGGCGGTGAATAGCAAGGACCGGCTTGGCAGCCGTCGCCACAGTATCTAACGCCGGTGCCGCAGAACCCAAATTGGCTGCAACACAGGCCAGCGTTGCAGCTGTAGTTCTGAGCCAGCACCGGCCACGGGAGGGCTCCGGCGAGGACTCCGACAATGAGGATTGCTACCAGCTTTGAAACCATGTCTGGAGAGgagaagaatgtgagaaatggGATGATAAGGTTGAAACCTTGGTGGGGTTTTTGTAGAGTTATATTACCAGTGCGtcagaaaaaaattgaaggaaaccGATGGCTTTAAATTCACTTTTGAATCTGTAATGGGATGCAGGAATTAAACTCATTCTATATATGTTATGACTCATTTAGAAATGAAGCTCGTAAATATGGTTTCACAGTTggttttcaagtgattttgagaAGGTTAGAAGCACTTCTTAACCTTTAGAGATATGCAAATGTTATGGGTATgttttggtaactatttttggAAACAGTTTTAGgaataaatgtttttatatgtagtttattatttttatttgtataattatttttttaaaacatcctTCAAAAAAGAGTGacaacaattaaaagatattttataaaaacattgttttttatttttaagaagagaaaactatttttgcgttgctaaattatattttaaagtagTTATCAACAAACCCTAAGTATCTAACAAAGTTTTAAAACCTGTATAAATCATttgaacaaaatttcaaaataatattattaggTTGCTCCACTAAGATAATTTTTCTATcagcaaaaatattttcaaattcttaagtTTATATTCAAACATTGATTGCCATTTCATAAAACTGTCTTTGATAGAACTTAAAAACGCTTTTAGAAGAGTCACTTTCAAAGGAAGCtttaatttgtaatattttagaAACAATGCTTATTTTAGAAACACTTTCAGGAAACTTTAGTTAGAACCCGTTAATaacgtttttaaaaaacatttctaacccaaaattgaagaaaaatcacACATATAATAccatttagatattttttttttaaaagctaaaaaatcacttaaagtGCTTTTTTGGTGAAACATTAATTTGATATGTGATTATTTCAAAAgcacttttgaaaaaaaaaaatattcccactaaaaatgttttgaagagaaatat
This region of Vitis vinifera cultivar Pinot Noir 40024 chromosome 5, ASM3070453v1 genomic DNA includes:
- the LOC100250948 gene encoding LOW QUALITY PROTEIN: uncharacterized protein LOC100250948 (The sequence of the model RefSeq protein was modified relative to this genomic sequence to represent the inferred CDS: substituted 4 bases at 4 genomic stop codons), whose product is MASLTLRNLSLTVLLAGILAGALPRGVVGQDCGCAADLCCSRWGYCGTGDDYCGTGCQEGPCNPPPSTNNVSVADIVTQEFFNGIIDQADASCEGKNFYSRARFLEALNSFSQFGRVGSEEDSKREIAAFFAHVTHETGHFCYIEEINGSSRDYCDETNTQYPCVAGKGYYGRGPIQLSWNYNYGPAGEDIGFDGLNSPETVASDPVVSFKTALWYWVNFVQPVIGQGFGATIRAISGALECDGANQATVNARVEYYTEYCNQLGVTPGDNLTFYKYPTKVSTLSSHFSHSSLDMAIKLVAILLVGVLAGALPAFVLAQNCRCDAGLCCSQYGYCGTGNDFCGTGCQAGPCYSSGGSVSVSDVVTEDFFNGIISQAAGSCAGKNFYSRNAFLNAASSYPQFGQDGSADDSKREIAAFFAHVAHETGHFCYIEEIDGASKDYCDESNTQYPCVAGKGYYGRGPLQISWNYNYGPAGQSDESLGETVANVLTSLPFIALGIQAPRKNLNCKLYANSLIGVGIASGLYHSSRGKLRKYLRWADYTMIATATVRTGNITLQKPHQGFNLIIPFLTFFSSPDMVSKLVAILIVGVLAGALPWPVLAQNYSCNAGLCCSQFGFCGTGVRYCGDGCQAGPCYSPPSGGGDGGCISVEDVVTEDFFDGIINQVDASCTGKNFYTRRAFLDALNSYPEFGQGGYANDSKREIAAFFAHATHETGCFCYIEEIDGPSKNYCVEDTRYPCVPGKGYYGRGPLQITWNFNYGPAGESIGFNGSNNPEIVANDPVISFKTAFWFWMKNVHDIVNRGFSATIHAINGAECNGGNRDAVSARVEYYEDYCNQLGVFPGDNLPSLNLIIPFLTSFSSFFSSQGMVAKLVAILIVGVLAGALPGPVLAQNCGCDAGLCCSQYGYCGTGNDYCGTGCQAGPCYSPPSGGGGGGSGVSVADVVTNGFFNGILNQADASCAGKNFYTRRAFLDALNSYPQFGQGGSADDSKREIAAFFAHVTHETGHFCYIEEIDGPSKDYCDESNTRYPCVPGKGYYGRGPIQLSWNYNYGPAGESIGFNGLNNPETVANDAVVSFKTALWFWMNNVHSVVSQGFGATIRAINSMECNGGNSGAVNARVGYFRDYCNQFGVSPGDNISCXEKFHRSTXIXXHVTQKDIKSFQYETLLFRVVLCSSF